Proteins found in one Chlamydia sp. 04-14 genomic segment:
- the rpsI gene encoding 30S ribosomal protein S9, producing the protein MVKSTIEESVATGRRKQAVSSVRLRPGTGKIDVNGKAFDEYFPLEIQRVTILSPLMKVLGNINEFDLVIRINGGGIQGQVIATRLGLARALLKKNVDSKQELKSHGFLTRDPRKKERKKYGHKKARKSFQFSKR; encoded by the coding sequence GTGGTAAAAAGTACAATAGAAGAATCAGTAGCTACTGGAAGAAGAAAACAAGCGGTATCTAGCGTTCGCCTTCGTCCAGGAACTGGTAAAATTGATGTAAATGGAAAAGCCTTCGATGAATATTTTCCTTTGGAAATTCAAAGAGTTACCATTCTTTCCCCGTTAATGAAAGTTCTTGGAAACATTAATGAATTTGATCTGGTTATCCGTATAAACGGTGGCGGAATTCAAGGACAAGTAATTGCAACTCGCTTAGGGTTAGCAAGAGCTTTATTAAAAAAGAACGTTGATTCAAAACAAGAATTAAAAAGTCACGGTTTTCTTACTAGAGATCCTAGAAAGAAAGAACGTAAGAAATACGGACATAAGAAAGCGCGTAAGAGCTTCCAATTCTCTAAGCGATAA
- a CDS encoding C40 family peptidase, translating into MKHYQLYASVSDLFSTNGDLETQLLFGERLLFNKNTYYAYSQLIRDHDIWRPYPVKEVSSKTSFSFLSQHILPNAVIKSFNAFLEPWHIPLPYGSPLSIDSRGKVNLPKEIKNGMRCPFDKEVPFCNINHVRFYDAPVSMDLLLKESENFLDLPYVWGGRCVHHSLINYGLDCSGFVNILFQANGLSIPRNARDQYKDCHLVESFKDLPLGGFVFLQNDQDTQISHVMLKKSPTCLIHATQTLGKIVYSSLGVDIEFRKDRFQTLNYQGQVFFGIPKKRKIFF; encoded by the coding sequence ATGAAACACTATCAACTTTATGCATCTGTTTCAGACCTTTTCTCTACAAATGGTGATTTAGAGACGCAATTACTTTTTGGAGAGCGTTTACTTTTTAATAAGAACACATACTACGCTTATTCTCAGCTGATCCGCGATCACGATATTTGGCGCCCCTATCCAGTTAAAGAGGTGTCTTCAAAAACTTCATTTTCGTTTTTATCTCAACACATTCTACCTAATGCAGTTATTAAATCTTTTAATGCCTTTTTAGAGCCGTGGCATATACCCCTACCCTATGGTTCTCCACTATCAATTGATTCTCGGGGTAAAGTAAACCTTCCTAAAGAAATTAAAAATGGAATGAGATGTCCTTTTGATAAGGAAGTTCCTTTTTGTAATATCAATCACGTACGTTTTTATGACGCGCCAGTATCTATGGATCTTTTACTTAAAGAATCTGAGAATTTCTTAGATCTTCCCTATGTATGGGGAGGTCGTTGTGTTCATCACTCTCTCATAAATTATGGATTAGATTGTTCAGGATTTGTGAATATTCTATTTCAAGCGAATGGATTAAGTATTCCTAGGAATGCTAGAGACCAATACAAAGATTGTCACCTGGTTGAGTCTTTTAAAGATCTTCCTCTCGGGGGCTTTGTTTTTCTTCAAAATGATCAAGACACACAAATTTCTCACGTAATGTTAAAAAAAAGTCCGACATGTTTAATTCATGCAACTCAGACTCTTGGTAAAATCGTGTATTCCTCTTTAGGAGTAGATATAGAATTCAGGAAAGATAGATTTCAGACTCTGAATTACCAAGGACAGGTGTTTTTCGGGATACCTAAAAAAAGAAAAATATTCTTCTAG
- the zwf gene encoding glucose-6-phosphate dehydrogenase — protein sequence MEMTSNENKDGGRTLPPCPPCVMVIFGATGDLTARKLFPALYHLIKEGRLSENFVCVGFARRKKSHEQFREEMKQAIQNFSRAQELDIRIWEEFESRIFYHESNFSSSEGYASLKERLEDIDKKYGTQGNRLFYLSTPPDYFPEIIENINKHNLFYHDQGEGKPWSRVIIEKPFGVDLQSAKELQKYIDDNLDEDSVYRIDHYLGKETVQNILTIRFANTLFESCWNSQYIDHVQISVSESIGIGTRGNFFEKSGMLRDMVQNHMMQLLCLLTMEPPSIFNSEEIKKEKINILKKIRPFSKEDVVRGQYGPGEVQGVSVLGYREEENVAPDSMVETYVALKMFIDNPRWLGVPFYLRAGKRLSKRSTDISIIFKKSYSTLFESESCPVCPVENDLLIIRIQPDEGVALKFNCKVPGMNNIVRPVKMDFRYDTYFKTTAPEAYERLLCDCILGDRILFTCSDEVMDSWELFTPILKRWEQDSSDVHFPNYVAGSSGPKEAEELLQADGRSWRPL from the coding sequence ATGGAAATGACAAGTAATGAAAATAAAGATGGCGGGAGAACATTGCCTCCATGCCCCCCCTGTGTGATGGTAATCTTTGGTGCTACTGGAGATCTTACAGCACGGAAGTTGTTTCCAGCATTGTATCATCTGATCAAAGAAGGCAGACTATCTGAAAATTTTGTTTGCGTAGGTTTTGCTAGAAGAAAGAAGAGCCATGAACAATTTCGCGAAGAAATGAAGCAGGCAATACAAAATTTTTCACGTGCTCAAGAGCTTGATATTCGTATTTGGGAAGAATTTGAATCTCGTATATTTTATCACGAATCAAACTTCTCTTCTTCAGAAGGCTATGCCTCATTGAAAGAGAGGCTCGAAGATATTGATAAGAAATACGGAACACAAGGGAACCGTCTATTTTATTTATCAACACCCCCAGATTATTTCCCCGAAATTATCGAAAACATTAACAAGCACAACCTTTTCTATCATGATCAAGGAGAAGGGAAACCTTGGTCTCGAGTAATTATAGAAAAACCCTTTGGTGTTGACCTACAAAGCGCTAAAGAACTACAAAAATACATAGACGATAATCTAGATGAAGATTCTGTCTATCGTATAGATCATTATCTAGGGAAGGAAACTGTACAAAATATCCTTACGATACGTTTTGCTAATACCCTATTTGAATCTTGTTGGAACTCCCAATACATTGATCATGTGCAAATTAGTGTTAGCGAATCCATAGGTATAGGTACCCGAGGCAATTTCTTTGAAAAATCAGGGATGCTTCGTGATATGGTGCAAAACCATATGATGCAGCTGCTGTGTCTATTAACGATGGAACCCCCTTCGATATTCAATTCTGAAGAAATCAAAAAAGAAAAGATTAATATTCTTAAGAAAATACGTCCTTTTTCTAAAGAAGATGTTGTCCGTGGGCAGTATGGTCCTGGAGAAGTACAAGGCGTGTCTGTTCTTGGCTATCGTGAAGAAGAAAATGTGGCTCCAGATTCTATGGTGGAGACCTATGTAGCGTTAAAGATGTTTATTGATAACCCACGTTGGCTAGGAGTCCCTTTTTATCTTCGAGCAGGAAAACGACTTTCTAAACGTTCTACAGATATTTCTATCATTTTTAAAAAGTCCTATTCTACTCTATTTGAGTCAGAGTCTTGTCCTGTATGTCCTGTGGAAAACGACCTTTTAATTATCCGTATACAACCAGACGAAGGCGTTGCACTGAAATTCAACTGTAAAGTTCCTGGAATGAATAATATCGTGCGTCCTGTGAAAATGGATTTTCGCTACGATACTTATTTTAAAACAACAGCACCAGAAGCTTATGAGAGGTTGCTTTGTGATTGCATACTAGGTGATAGGATTCTATTTACCTGTAGCGATGAGGTTATGGACTCTTGGGAGCTCTTTACACCGATTTTAAAGCGGTGGGAGCAAGATTCTTCTGATGTGCATTTCCCTAATTATGTTGCTGGATCTTCAGGCCCTAAGGAAGCGGAGGAATTACTACAAGCTGACGGAAGAAGTTGGCGTCCCTTGTAA
- a CDS encoding adenylate kinase: MLKNIFYIIMGPPGSGKGTQSQRLANQLGLPHISSGDLFRSAIKSATPLGIKASEYIDKGFLVPDDLVWEIVEETLVKPECESGCIIDGFPRTLDQAILLNDFLVKSNADYLVIQLDVSDEEIIRRIHSRFICPSCNYVYNQSQGLSECPTCHVNLVRRSDDTLEVIHKRLESYEKSTAPVINYYEDLGKLTHIPSEVSPDEVFQSILSCIKV; this comes from the coding sequence ATGTTAAAGAACATTTTTTATATTATTATGGGACCTCCAGGATCAGGCAAGGGCACACAATCACAACGTCTTGCTAATCAACTCGGACTCCCTCACATCAGTTCAGGAGATCTTTTTCGATCTGCTATAAAATCAGCGACTCCATTAGGAATCAAGGCCTCAGAATATATAGACAAAGGGTTTCTTGTTCCGGATGATCTGGTTTGGGAGATTGTGGAAGAGACTTTAGTCAAACCAGAGTGTGAGTCTGGATGTATTATCGATGGATTTCCAAGAACTTTAGATCAAGCAATTCTTCTTAACGACTTTTTGGTCAAGTCTAATGCAGATTATCTTGTGATACAGTTGGATGTTTCTGATGAGGAGATTATTCGCAGGATTCATTCTCGATTTATTTGCCCCTCATGCAATTATGTGTATAACCAAAGCCAAGGTCTTAGTGAATGCCCAACATGTCACGTTAATTTAGTTCGTCGTTCTGACGACACTTTAGAGGTTATTCATAAGAGATTAGAAAGTTATGAAAAATCTACAGCCCCTGTAATTAACTATTATGAAGATCTAGGAAAATTAACGCATATTCCTTCTGAAGTATCTCCTGATGAAGTTTTCCAAAGTATCCTATCTTGCATAAAAGTTTAG
- a CDS encoding peptide ABC transporter substrate-binding protein → MRKISLGICLSFLIASSLMLHGCKNFHKPQDHLSINMKDDPRSLDPREVRLLSDINLIKHIYEGLVQENTYTGNLEPALAESYSLSDDGKTYTFHLREAYWSNGDPLTSEDFIASWRQVVNQEVSGVYSFAFDPIKNIKKIQQGTLSQEAIGFHAEDDKTLVIELESPTSHFLKLLALPIFFPVHKDQRQSQLALPIASSAFYPKKIKQKQWLRLEKNTYYYNQEQVQTQTITVHFIPDANTAALLFNQGKLHWQGPPWGERIPTETLSRLQSKGSLHSFDVAGTSWLTFNINKFPLNHTKLRKALSLALDKESLVSTIFLDRAKPAQHLLPNSLHTYPSLELPSKEQRKYLAKKLFQESLEELKISAKDLESHSLVFPAGSSASALLVQMIREQWKDILGFSIAIAGKEFSLLQAELASGHFSLATGGWFADFSDPMAFLTIFAHPSGVPPYVLNQKDFMTLLTTIQEERDLNKRNELISQASLYLETFHIIEPIYHDAFHFALNKKLSNFNFSPTGVVDFRYVKAP, encoded by the coding sequence ATGCGCAAGATATCATTGGGAATCTGTCTCAGCTTCCTTATCGCCTCTTCTCTAATGCTTCATGGATGTAAAAACTTTCACAAACCGCAAGATCATCTCTCTATAAATATGAAAGACGATCCGAGATCTTTAGATCCTCGCGAAGTTCGTCTGCTTTCTGATATTAATTTAATTAAGCATATTTATGAGGGGTTGGTTCAGGAAAATACTTATACTGGAAATCTAGAACCAGCACTCGCAGAAAGCTATTCTCTATCTGATGATGGAAAGACCTACACGTTTCATCTAAGGGAAGCATATTGGAGTAATGGTGATCCCCTGACTTCTGAAGATTTTATTGCTTCTTGGAGACAAGTTGTAAATCAAGAAGTTTCAGGAGTCTATAGCTTTGCTTTCGATCCTATTAAAAATATTAAGAAAATCCAGCAGGGAACACTCTCTCAGGAGGCTATAGGTTTTCATGCTGAAGATGATAAAACGTTGGTTATTGAACTAGAATCCCCAACTTCACATTTTCTAAAACTTTTAGCTTTACCTATTTTTTTCCCGGTTCATAAAGATCAACGACAGTCACAATTGGCCTTGCCGATTGCCAGCAGCGCCTTTTATCCTAAAAAAATCAAACAAAAGCAGTGGCTGCGTCTTGAGAAAAACACTTACTACTACAATCAAGAGCAAGTTCAAACTCAAACAATCACTGTGCACTTTATTCCCGATGCGAATACTGCTGCCTTATTATTTAATCAAGGTAAGCTGCATTGGCAAGGACCTCCTTGGGGAGAGCGCATTCCGACAGAAACCTTATCGCGTCTACAATCCAAGGGAAGTCTCCATTCTTTTGATGTTGCAGGAACCTCTTGGTTAACTTTTAATATAAACAAGTTTCCTCTTAACCATACTAAGTTAAGAAAAGCTCTTTCCTTAGCTTTAGATAAGGAATCATTGGTTTCTACAATATTTTTAGATAGAGCTAAGCCTGCGCAACATTTACTGCCAAATAGTTTACATACCTACCCAAGTCTAGAACTTCCTTCTAAAGAACAACGTAAGTATCTAGCTAAAAAACTCTTTCAAGAGTCTTTAGAAGAGCTAAAGATCTCAGCAAAAGATTTAGAAAGCCACTCCCTAGTCTTCCCTGCAGGTTCTTCAGCAAGTGCTTTACTTGTTCAGATGATTCGTGAGCAATGGAAAGATATCTTAGGCTTTTCTATTGCTATAGCGGGAAAAGAATTTTCTCTCTTACAAGCGGAATTAGCCTCAGGGCATTTCTCATTAGCTACAGGAGGATGGTTCGCAGATTTTTCAGATCCTATGGCATTTTTAACAATCTTTGCTCATCCTTCGGGAGTGCCTCCCTATGTGTTGAACCAAAAAGATTTCATGACACTTCTAACAACTATTCAAGAAGAAAGGGATCTAAATAAACGTAATGAACTAATTTCACAAGCGTCTCTGTATCTAGAAACTTTCCATATTATCGAGCCGATTTATCACGATGCTTTTCATTTTGCATTAAATAAAAAATTATCGAATTTCAATTTTTCTCCTACAGGAGTCGTGGATTTCCGCTACGTTAAAGCACCCTAA
- a CDS encoding ABC transporter ATP-binding protein, whose amino-acid sequence MPPLIEAKNLSKIVQQSNQNIEILRNVSVTLYPGEVVAITGASGNGKSTLLNLLGTLDTPSSGELLFLGKGKETYNLPQFRNQHIGFIFQNFYLLEDDTVIKNILMPAGIARKSISKGSSAYKKALELIESVGLSHRIHSRCCNLSGGEKQRVAIARALINDPSILLADEPSGNLDDQTSECIHNLLLSQSHDSRGVLIVTHNKQLARQCHREGILQNGELIF is encoded by the coding sequence ATGCCACCTCTTATTGAAGCGAAAAATCTTTCTAAGATCGTTCAACAAAGTAATCAAAATATTGAGATATTACGTAATGTAAGCGTCACCTTATATCCCGGAGAAGTGGTTGCTATCACAGGAGCTTCAGGAAATGGGAAAAGTACGCTCCTAAATTTGCTAGGAACATTAGATACACCGTCATCCGGGGAGCTCCTTTTTCTAGGCAAAGGGAAGGAAACTTACAATCTTCCTCAGTTTAGAAACCAGCATATTGGTTTTATATTCCAAAACTTCTATCTCTTAGAAGACGATACCGTGATCAAAAATATCTTAATGCCTGCAGGTATTGCTCGGAAAAGTATTTCTAAAGGATCTTCAGCTTATAAAAAAGCATTAGAACTCATAGAATCCGTTGGTTTATCTCATAGAATACATTCACGATGTTGCAATCTATCGGGAGGAGAAAAACAACGAGTGGCAATCGCTCGGGCGTTAATAAATGATCCATCAATTTTACTTGCAGACGAACCTTCTGGAAATTTAGACGATCAAACTTCAGAATGCATTCACAATCTTCTCTTATCTCAATCACATGATTCACGTGGAGTGCTTATTGTAACACACAATAAGCAGCTCGCACGTCAATGCCATCGTGAGGGGATTTTACAAAATGGAGAACTCATTTTTTAA
- a CDS encoding DUF1389 domain-containing protein, with amino-acid sequence MSGIILHSLFKNDCRCHASYSFDKRIQDRLTIAIIMAVISSLSLILAIIPAIIMATPIGFVWAGIFGGLALALFIFAMLTNYLRKNMPEGLKEVFKENYPHTFSDFIQKKQLTIQEIRLLLDGLEEAGEDRDISFHKYVGAFPEKLRTALNKYGISKFTDGLEQTRLLSLDAVLTRNCPIYWLKKFVEISPKLPRELANPSREEIASYWLGKAGGCRNTETIFLKNTHLIAQKISKEDFDTCSLYVRNEDWENEELEAIKHRVSETCLELGREENEDSGIDVTRFFKGIQNSLLELCTHGVSWEQLCLIKSLDFENWDFLCAIDGNKQGVRKFAVPCLREVSDEKHHLYEPLISLLTWKDFDNLGLKKESIFMGEIRNPENRLLKYFNRQSRYHTSIDPLNEEIILDRLPRYTLDFSTGAKRE; translated from the coding sequence ATGTCAGGAATTATTTTACATTCCCTTTTTAAAAATGATTGCCGATGTCATGCTTCTTATTCGTTTGATAAGCGAATTCAAGATCGTTTGACGATAGCCATTATTATGGCTGTTATTTCTTCCCTTAGCTTGATTTTAGCGATTATTCCAGCAATTATTATGGCTACTCCTATAGGGTTTGTCTGGGCTGGAATTTTTGGCGGTTTAGCTCTCGCGTTATTTATTTTCGCAATGCTAACAAATTATTTAAGAAAGAATATGCCTGAAGGGCTTAAGGAAGTCTTTAAGGAAAACTATCCTCATACTTTTTCTGATTTTATTCAGAAAAAGCAACTCACCATTCAGGAAATACGTTTATTACTCGACGGCTTAGAGGAAGCTGGTGAAGATCGAGATATTTCTTTCCACAAATATGTAGGAGCTTTCCCTGAAAAATTAAGAACAGCTTTAAATAAATATGGAATTTCTAAATTTACAGACGGTCTTGAACAAACTAGGCTTCTTTCTTTAGATGCTGTGTTAACTAGAAACTGTCCTATATATTGGTTAAAGAAGTTTGTAGAAATATCTCCAAAACTCCCTAGAGAGCTTGCTAACCCATCTCGTGAAGAAATAGCGTCTTATTGGTTAGGAAAAGCTGGAGGTTGTAGGAATACAGAAACTATTTTTTTAAAAAATACTCATCTTATTGCTCAAAAGATATCCAAAGAAGATTTTGATACATGTTCTTTGTATGTTCGTAATGAAGACTGGGAAAATGAAGAATTAGAAGCAATAAAACATAGAGTATCAGAGACATGTTTAGAGTTGGGAAGAGAGGAAAATGAAGATTCAGGTATTGATGTTACAAGATTTTTTAAAGGAATTCAAAATTCTCTTTTGGAATTATGTACACACGGTGTTTCTTGGGAACAGCTATGTTTAATTAAATCATTAGATTTTGAAAACTGGGATTTCCTGTGTGCTATTGACGGCAATAAACAAGGAGTGCGAAAATTTGCTGTTCCTTGTCTTAGAGAGGTTTCAGATGAAAAGCATCATCTATATGAACCTTTGATTTCTCTTTTAACTTGGAAAGATTTTGATAATTTAGGGTTGAAAAAGGAATCTATTTTTATGGGAGAAATAAGGAATCCTGAAAATAGACTTCTTAAATATTTTAACAGACAATCGCGTTATCACACATCTATAGATCCATTAAACGAAGAGATTATTTTAGATCGTCTTCCTAGATATACTTTAGATTTTTCTACAGGAGCAAAAAGAGAATGA
- the garD gene encoding inclusion membrane protein GarD: MTTLFLNDKIIASNEGNRSAIVNLTSEGSLDFTNLSPYSPANRFLLNRSHATSQSINRLALTSSALQPTGTAPELDTAFAIMSTSSAVFHCVEQVLWINALCNLCHGGSGGSGDSVVVAFVFGILATLILGIFGSSLGSAILSSMKIHSASKEITRLQHSKKDIIHTLASFRVDDQEGARSKAAALISVEANKELISAYKNYRASKIAFLVCAIICSIALLALAAGTILGIFFSGPLAAAAISAAIIGCCAGGGGLILIGLISFMIASVYMAKKQEAAVLHLNSATLYSMVADQILNNPDEYDRNTISQTVTQQVVVNYPQRLFNQMERAYLNVGRFPRGTGGGYSPPSPSAPPPYSDNPPPYAEFPPSYAEATRSGSN; this comes from the coding sequence ATGACGACTCTTTTTTTAAATGACAAGATCATAGCATCTAACGAGGGTAATCGCAGCGCGATTGTAAATCTTACGAGTGAAGGGTCTCTTGATTTTACAAATTTATCTCCGTATTCCCCCGCTAATCGTTTTTTACTCAATCGATCCCACGCAACTTCTCAATCGATAAATCGATTAGCGTTAACGAGCTCTGCTTTGCAGCCTACAGGCACGGCTCCTGAATTAGACACGGCGTTCGCCATCATGTCGACCTCAAGTGCTGTGTTCCATTGTGTTGAACAAGTTCTTTGGATAAATGCTTTATGTAATTTATGCCATGGAGGATCGGGAGGCAGTGGTGACTCTGTTGTTGTAGCTTTTGTTTTCGGTATTCTTGCCACTTTAATTTTAGGAATTTTTGGTTCTTCCTTAGGGTCTGCTATTTTAAGCTCTATGAAAATCCATAGTGCTTCTAAAGAAATCACCAGACTACAACATTCTAAGAAAGATATTATCCATACTTTAGCAAGCTTCCGTGTTGATGATCAGGAGGGCGCTAGGTCGAAAGCTGCTGCTTTAATTAGTGTAGAGGCGAATAAAGAGTTAATTTCCGCCTACAAAAATTATAGAGCTTCTAAAATTGCCTTCCTAGTTTGTGCTATTATTTGCTCCATTGCGCTATTAGCATTAGCTGCCGGAACCATATTAGGTATTTTCTTCTCTGGACCTCTAGCGGCTGCTGCTATTTCTGCTGCTATTATTGGTTGTTGTGCTGGAGGTGGAGGCCTAATACTTATTGGGCTCATAAGCTTCATGATTGCTTCCGTATATATGGCTAAAAAACAAGAGGCTGCTGTTCTACATTTAAACAGTGCTACTCTTTACTCCATGGTTGCAGATCAAATCCTTAATAACCCTGATGAATACGATAGAAACACGATCAGTCAGACAGTTACGCAACAGGTTGTAGTGAACTATCCTCAGAGGCTATTTAATCAAATGGAACGCGCGTATCTAAATGTGGGACGATTCCCACGCGGTACCGGCGGGGGTTATTCACCTCCGTCACCAAGCGCCCCTCCTCCTTATTCGGATAATCCTCCTCCTTATGCAGAATTCCCGCCAAGTTATGCGGAAGCCACGAGATCGGGATCGAATTAG
- the rplM gene encoding 50S ribosomal protein L13: MEKRKDTKTTIAKASDAQNKSWYVIDATGKTLGRLSSEVAKILRGKHKVTYTPHIAMGDGVIVINAEKVHLTGAKKGQKIYRYYTGYISGMREVPFENMLAKKPSYIIEHAIKGMMPKTRLGKRQLKSLRILKGDSYKTFEAQKPILLDV, translated from the coding sequence ATGGAAAAAAGAAAAGACACGAAAACAACCATTGCTAAAGCATCTGATGCTCAGAATAAGTCTTGGTATGTTATCGATGCCACAGGCAAAACCTTGGGAAGGCTTTCCTCAGAGGTGGCAAAAATCTTGCGAGGCAAGCATAAAGTGACTTATACGCCTCACATAGCTATGGGCGATGGTGTTATTGTTATCAATGCTGAAAAAGTACACTTGACAGGCGCTAAGAAAGGTCAAAAAATATATCGATACTATACGGGATATATTTCAGGAATGCGTGAAGTTCCTTTCGAAAATATGTTAGCTAAAAAACCATCTTATATTATCGAGCACGCAATTAAAGGCATGATGCCCAAAACTCGCTTGGGTAAACGTCAGTTGAAATCTCTAAGAATATTAAAAGGAGATTCCTACAAGACATTTGAAGCTCAGAAGCCGATTTTATTAGATGTTTAA
- the pgl gene encoding 6-phosphogluconolactonase, with protein MATLVNFNDTNKLLLTKKPELFIDLASKDWIASANKSIKQRGAFYVALSGGRTPLEIFKEIVKNKEKISDPTKIFLFWGDERNAPHTSYESNYGQAMSILRDLYIPEEQIFRMETEDPNGARKYQDLIESVVPEASFDMIMLGLGEDGHTLSLFPNTEALKEQELLVVFNKVPQLETERMTLTLPVVHKAKHIVVYVQGESKKTIISSIFFPKDKHPQPYPIELIGQAKTPLFWILAADAYNLKDFDSISSLYKLDVI; from the coding sequence ATGGCGACACTAGTTAACTTTAACGACACAAATAAACTCCTTCTCACAAAGAAGCCAGAGCTATTTATTGACCTGGCAAGTAAAGATTGGATAGCAAGTGCTAATAAATCAATCAAACAGCGAGGAGCTTTTTACGTCGCTCTTTCCGGAGGAAGGACTCCCCTAGAAATTTTTAAAGAGATCGTAAAAAATAAAGAGAAAATCTCTGATCCTACAAAGATCTTTCTATTTTGGGGAGATGAAAGAAATGCCCCACACACATCTTATGAAAGCAACTACGGACAGGCTATGAGCATTCTTCGGGATTTGTATATTCCTGAGGAGCAGATTTTCCGTATGGAAACTGAAGATCCTAACGGGGCTAGAAAATACCAAGACCTCATAGAATCTGTAGTTCCTGAAGCAAGTTTTGATATGATTATGCTTGGGCTTGGTGAAGATGGCCACACTCTGTCATTGTTTCCAAATACAGAAGCTTTAAAAGAACAAGAGCTTTTAGTTGTGTTTAATAAAGTTCCCCAATTAGAAACTGAGAGAATGACTCTTACTCTACCTGTTGTGCACAAAGCAAAACATATAGTCGTTTATGTTCAAGGAGAGAGTAAAAAGACTATTATTAGTAGTATATTTTTCCCAAAAGACAAGCATCCACAGCCCTATCCTATAGAGCTTATTGGACAAGCAAAAACCCCTCTATTTTGGATTCTTGCTGCAGATGCCTATAATTTGAAAGACTTTGACTCGATTTCTTCGCTTTATAAATTAGATGTTATCTAA
- the garD gene encoding inclusion membrane protein GarD: MISSVDNLNPNSMVLGFLDSITKKSLIYEIIKCENGPLAKLINAQSVGNHDINNLAIINKIFTLETAPRFQQGTTPAVKLGFECSIFPSPPGSFCFNLSESSNLFLLLIHELYTVINAIYQNTLGNVIKNVVSICFLIQKSILFYHNERKIIRLLSKDYNISSFKRGGYLASAAALNHARKSALSLLAWKIFSLATAVLSVLAIIAFILGCIFAFNAGGIFANVFLMSPAAWILGGGGLAFLLLGILSIPQTHCSHNCRQSAVDSIHRSLLCLQISERIRVSDQDPDNLASIVARNCLSPYSDLLDPEVFPLFTPSEESMRRRNTEEMQHIQRTRLREILTSTPTSASHDESSMPPPPLIPPPYIEFPPTYEEVMEEDRIRNQSNRN; this comes from the coding sequence ATGATAAGTTCTGTAGATAATCTTAATCCTAACAGCATGGTTTTAGGTTTTCTAGATTCCATCACAAAAAAGAGCCTTATTTATGAAATTATAAAATGTGAAAACGGTCCTTTAGCTAAACTGATCAATGCTCAGTCGGTAGGTAATCATGATATCAACAATCTAGCGATCATAAATAAGATTTTTACTTTAGAAACGGCCCCTAGATTTCAACAAGGAACGACTCCCGCCGTGAAACTCGGCTTTGAATGTTCGATATTTCCTTCTCCACCGGGGAGTTTTTGTTTTAACCTATCGGAAAGTTCTAATCTTTTTCTTTTGCTTATTCATGAACTTTATACCGTAATTAATGCTATCTATCAAAATACGCTCGGCAACGTGATAAAGAACGTCGTTAGTATCTGTTTCCTTATACAAAAGAGTATTCTTTTCTATCACAATGAGAGAAAAATCATAAGACTCCTTAGTAAGGACTATAACATATCTTCATTCAAACGAGGCGGTTATCTAGCTTCGGCAGCAGCTTTAAATCATGCTAGAAAATCTGCATTATCTTTACTTGCTTGGAAAATATTTTCCCTCGCTACAGCGGTACTTTCAGTACTAGCCATCATAGCGTTCATTTTGGGATGTATATTTGCGTTTAACGCTGGTGGTATTTTTGCAAACGTATTTCTTATGTCTCCGGCAGCATGGATATTAGGTGGGGGAGGCCTTGCCTTTCTTCTTTTAGGGATACTTTCTATCCCACAAACTCATTGCAGCCATAATTGCCGACAATCTGCAGTTGACTCTATTCATCGTTCGCTACTTTGTTTGCAAATTAGCGAACGAATTCGTGTATCTGATCAAGATCCTGATAACCTTGCTTCTATAGTAGCTAGAAACTGTTTGAGTCCCTATAGCGATCTTTTAGATCCTGAAGTCTTTCCTCTTTTCACTCCTTCTGAAGAATCTATGAGAAGGCGTAATACAGAAGAAATGCAACATATACAGAGAACTAGACTACGAGAAATCCTTACGTCTACTCCAACCTCCGCTTCTCATGATGAGAGTTCGATGCCCCCACCTCCTCTTATTCCTCCTCCTTATATAGAATTTCCACCAACTTATGAAGAGGTTATGGAAGAAGATAGAATAAGAAATCAAAGTAATAGAAATTAA